A genome region from Maniola jurtina chromosome 22, ilManJurt1.1, whole genome shotgun sequence includes the following:
- the LOC123876871 gene encoding uncharacterized protein LOC123876871, which translates to MVRVVETLANVFAVTVLCVCFHNTLQLVPIPDFIHPCGELTDECFTKATLDAIPGVVRGIPEAGIPPLDPLYLDRNITINLPGNVKLTFHNGKLTGLSTCVPDKVSSRREKRTFIFDIHCNFTIRGHYSILGRILLFSLDTEGSAKIKIWNQHIHLEVLEKVVKDKNGEGHYKINSYKYKADYGSDLKLNLTNLFRGSPEISANILDVLNSNAQLVAAEFGGPILDYAIDYAMNVTQRFFSTYTYDQISKVPLTEDFFEDD; encoded by the exons ATGGTCAGAGTCGTCGAAACATTGGCCAACGTGTTCGCGGTGACCGTGTTGTGTGTTTGCTTCCATAACACTCTGCAGCTGGTTCCTATAC CGGACTTCATCCATCCCTGTGGTGAACTAACAGACGAATGCTTCACCAAAGCCACCCTCGATGCTATCCCGGGAGTTGTCAGAGGCATCCCAGAGGCCGGGATACCACCCCTGGATCCGCTGTACCTGGATAGAAACATCACAATCAATCTACCGGGAAACGTTAAGTTGACATTCCATAATGGAAAACTTACGGGATTAAGTACATGCGTACCCGATAAAGTTTC GTCTCGCAGGGAGAAGCGAACATTTATATTCGACATCCACTGTAACTTCACCATCAGAGGGCATTACAGCATCCTCGGGAGGATTTTGCTCTTCAGTCTAGATACGGAGGGCAGcgctaaaataaaaatct GGAATCAACACATACACTTAGAAGTCTTAGAGAAGGTAGTAAAGGACAAGAATGGAGAAGGCCATTACAAGATCAATTCCTATAAATACAAGGCTGACTATGGATCCGACCTTAAACTTAATCTTACAAATCTCTTCAGAGGCAGCCCTGAAATCA GTGCCAACATCCTGGATGTGCTAAACTCCAACGCTCAGCTGGTGGCTGCAGAGTTCGGAGGACCCATACTCGACTACGCGATAGACTATGCTATGAACGTAACACAACGGTTCTTCAGTACCTACACCTATGACCAGATCAGCAAAGTACCACTCACAGAAGATTTCTTTGAGGATGATTAA